The Ignavibacteriales bacterium region CACTTCCATGATTCGCTGCACACAGAACGTGCACTTTTCCATGACGCCGCGCGAGCGGACAGTAACCTCGGGGTTGTGCAGAAGTCCGATGGGCTGCTGCTCGTAGTATCCGTCCGCAACGTGGTCCCTCCAATTGAAGAAATTGAACCGTCGCACTTTGTACGGACAGTTGTTGGAGCAGTACTTGGTTCCGACACAACGATTGTAGACCATCTGGTTCAGTCCATCCGGACTGTGCGTTGTCGCTACGACCGGGCAAACGTTTTCACATGGGGCCTGATCGCAATGCTGACACAGCATCGGCTGATGACTCGGGACCGGCGCGTCTGATGTACCGGAGTAGTACCGATCGAGCCTGATCCACTGCATCTCCCTTCCCTTCGCGACCTGCTCTTTGCCGACAACCGGGATATTGTTCTCAACATTACAGCCCGCAACACACGCGTTGCAGCCGATGCACTTGTTGAGGTCGATCGCCATGGCCCACTTGACGCCGTTGTACTCGACCTCAGAGTGAATGCTGAACAGCTCTTTCTTTTCCTTATGAAGGAAGTCAGGTTCCTTCGCATACTGAAGAACCGTACCCTCCTGAATCACTCCACGCTTCAGATGGAAATCCTTGACAAATGAATCGTCGAGAGAGTGATGCTCCTGCGTGGACGCGAGGTCGTACTTTCCGGCAGCCTTGGTCACGCTGGCTCCCTTAATGACCCGGGCACCAACGAGAGCCGATTTTGGCAGGAGGACGCCGACGTCAACCCCGACACCGGAACCAATCGGGCCGGCGTTTGTTCGTCCATAGCCCAACTCGATCGAAATGTACCCATCTGCCTGGCCGGGCTGAACGAATACGGGGACAGTCTGCTTCCCGTATGGCAGCGAGATTTCCAAGGTGTCGTTGGCATCCACCCCAAGCGCTTTTGCGGTCATGGTGGAAATTGCCGCGTAGTTGTCCCAAACGACTTTCGAGACCGGATGCGGAAGCTCCTGCAGCCATCCGTTGTTCGCGAACGTGCCGTCCCCTACATAGTAGTTCCGGGTCAGCCCGATTGCGTAGGCACCCGAAACGGATCGTGCAACGGATGCGAGCGCATCCCACTTGAACCTGTATTCCTCTTTCCCACGTTCTTCAACCAGCAGCACGCCATCGTGGAGGGCGGAATACCAGAACGTCTTGAAATCTGTCTTCTTGCCAAGGCCGGGGAATTGCGTTTTTTCCCATTGCGTCATCAGATATTCATGATACAGGGTCTCTTTATAAGAGTCCTTGCCCTGAGTCCACGAAAGAAGCACTGCTTCCTTCTGCCTGGTGTCATACAATGGCGCCACAATCGGCTGCTGGAACGAATAGACGCCGCTCCTGACCTTGAAATCCCCCCACGACTCGAGCGCGTGGTTCACAGGGAGTACATAGGAGCAATACCGCGAGGTCTCGTCCTCCGCTTCAACGAGGCTGACGCTGACGGGTACGTGCTTCAACGCTTCTTCATAGCCGAACGCTGTTGGCAGCTGAAACACCGGATTTGTGCCGAAATGGACAATCATTCCGACACGACCTGACTTCATACCTTCTACGAGCGACTCCAAGTCCGATTGCCCGGACAGCGGTGTCAACGTTTCGGACCTTGCTCCCTCGTACAGGGCATTGTTGCCCAGGAGTTCATTCAGATAGTTGACAGCGATATGAACGTCGGATTCCAGAATGTCCCCTGCGATGACGAACGATCGCCCGGCGTGTTCGGAAAGGTCATCAACCAGGTGTTCCAGGACCTTTGCGGAGAGCAAGTGCTCAGAGGCGAATTGCCGGAGTGTGATTCCAGCGGCCTGCGGAGGGACCGAACCTTTGACAGATCCCTTTCTTCTCACCACAGCAATTTCGTTGATCAGAGCGAGAACGAACGAGAGCTGCTCATCAGGCCGCAGCCGGAGCCGATAATCGGCATTCGCACCGGTCAGACTCATCGCACCCTCGACAGCATAGAGCCGGTTGAAGTCCGTCGTCTTCATGACATCACGGCCGTCGGTGAAACGCCGGATCTGCTCGAGCGTCATTCCTTCGTTTCCCAGGAAATCTGATTCAAGCGACAGCACGATCTTCGCCTTGTCCCAATTGATCGAGGGAATCTCACGCGTGCCGTACGAGAGCTCCCAGGCATGGCGGCGGTTCGCGTCGTTGAAGGAATCGTATACGTACAGACGCGTTGTCGGATACTTCGCCCGGAACTCCGCTAGAACCTTCGCGGCCGTTGGCGACTGGACGGAGTGGAGGACCACCGCGATTTCTCTGGCAGCCTTCGCGCTATTCTCAAGGTGGCCTGCGATCTCAGCGTCAGCCTGTTTCCAGGTGATGGTACCGGATTTCCCCGATGCGGCACCAAACACCGGACCGCGCAGCCGGTTCGGATCGTATAAATTCAGGATACTCGCCTGCCCCGTTGCGCAAGTCCTTCCGCGATTGACCGGATGGTCCGGGTTGCCATCGATCTTTATCGGCCGGCCTTCACGCGTCTTCACGAGGATACCGCACGATTGCGCACATCCGTTGCAGGTTGAAGCGTAGTAATTCGGGACGCCGGGTGTCACCTCTTCGGGCTTTTTGCTGTAGGGGACAATTTCTCCGCGATCCCGGTAGTTGCTGCAGCCCGCAGCCGCGAAGGAAGCAGATGCCGTCAGAAGCGCGAGGAACTGCTTCCGCGACATCGCAGAGAGTTCTGAAAGCTGAAAGTCGTCCGTGACGCCGGCCATAAACTCGTGCGCTTTTGCGTCGCTCACAGAATCCTTGTCGTGCAACTCCCTTAGACTCTTCCAGTAGTTCGATTCGTTAGACATTCGACGTGGAGCCTTCCTTTGATCTCGGGACCGCCAGCGGATTGATGCTGATATTCACAGGGCGATCGTTTTCACGGTCCCTGGTCCGTGAACCGAAGAGCTTCTGCAGCAAACTTCCTCCCAGGATCCCGCCTCCCACCGCAGTCAGCATCTGACCAAAGAATACCCGGCGGGGAGTGCCCGTGGCGTGTTTTTCGTCTGCGTTGTTGCTCATAGTCTCGTCCGTTCGTTCTCTGCTAACGGTGACATGTGCTGCAATAGTCGGATCCCTTTTTGATGCCGGGAACATTGGCCAGTGTTTCGGGCGCGTTCCTGTGACATTTCAGACACGCCGCCATGGTAAATTCCGATACCTGGGTTACCACATCCATATTTTGTACCTGCCCGTGGCAGTTCGCGCAATCGATGCCCCGGTTCACGTGGGCGCTGTGGTTGAAGTACGCATAATCCGGAACCTTGTGCACGCGCCTCCACGGCAGCCCGACCCCCTCCTCATAGTATTTTGTGAGCTTGATGATCTCGGGACGGTTTTTGCGGGCAACGGCGTGACAGTTCATGCAGATGGAAACGGCTGGCACTGAGGCATGAGGAGACGATGTGACTGCAGTGTGGCAGTACTTGCAGTCAATCTGCATAGTCCCCGCGTGGAGCTTGTGCGAAAAAGGAATAGGCTGAGGAGGAGCGTATCCAACCCCGTCCCGCTCAGCTCTGGAAAGAAAGTAGGTGGCGATGAAGGACACTGCCGCAACGAACACGACGATAGGAACACGAACCCGCAACGTGTAGTCAAGCAGCGATTTTTTCATGCATCAACTCGCAGGACGCTCATTATTAGTCTGGCAGGAAAATTGGAAAGGCCGCTGTTTATCGGAAAAGCCCTTGTACAAAGCACTGGAAAGCCATTGCACTGCAGAAAAACATACTCAATATTAAGAAAAGTTCCATTGCGATGCAATTATTTTAGAAAGCGGCGGTTGTTTTCCACACCCCGGAAGGGGCTTCCTCTACCCCACACTCCGAGGATCGGCCGGAGTCTCGTGGCGGATCGATCGTGCAACCATGCTGCTCACGGGGACTTCAGCCCCAAGGTTGAAGTTCCTCACATTGAATGCTATGTTGTCAATACAGAGCATCCGCAGTTGAATTCTTCTACATTATTATTAGTACCAGATGATAACCGCTACCGGCGAAAAGATCAAGACGGTCTGTTTTCACTGCGGGACACCCGCCGAAAACTCCGGCATCGAGGAAGACGGGAAGCCGTTTTGCTGTGCCGGCTGCCGTGCTGTGTACCAGATCCTGTCAAAGAACCGGCTCTGTCAGTATTACAGTTTTGAACAGACCCCTGGAAGCACCCCTCCGGTTCAGCCGGCTCCGCGCTTTGAATTCCTCGAAGACCCGTCCGTCTCGCAACAGCTCGTCGATTTCTCTGACGATTCCGTGACCGTGCTGACCCTCCGGATTCCTCAGATGCATTGCAGTTCATGTATCTGGCTTCTCGAAAATCTTCACAGGCTTGATGAGGGGATCGTTTTCTCCCGTGTCGACTTTCTCAGGAAGACACTCCTGATACGCTTCGCGAAACAACGAACGACGATCCGGAAAACCGTTTCACTTCTCTCTTCTCTCGGCTACGAACCCGAGCTCAACCTCGGGAGCATCCAGAAACAACCGGCTCAGTCACTGAACCGCAGTCTGTACCTCAAACTCGGCGTAGCGGCATTTTGTTTTGGCAACATCATGCTCTTCAGCCTGCCAGAGTACTTCGCGGGATCGCGTGCAGACTTTTCGTCGCGCAGCCTGTTCGGCTATCTCAATCTTCTTCTCTCTCTTCCGGTCGCACTCTACAGCAGCTCGCTGTTTTACGTCTCGGCATGGCAAGGTCTTCGAAAAAGAATCATCAACATCGATGTCCCGATCGCGCTCGGGATAGCAGTGGTGTTCATCCGCAGCATGGTAGAGGTTCTTCTCTCCACCGGTCCCGGCTATTTCGATTCGCTCACCGGCCTCGTCTTCTTCCTGCTCATCGGTCGATTGTTCCAGAACAAGACGTACGACGCTTTGAACTTTGAACGCCGGTATCAATCCTATTTTCCTCTCGCCGCTGCAGTTCGGAAAGACGGCGAGGAGCGCACTGTTCCGATCACCTCGCTCCGTCCCGGCGACCGCATTGTTCTCCGCAACAATGAGATCATTCCGGCAGACGCCGTTGTGATGAAGGGACCGGCAAGAATTGACTACGGTTTCGTGACAGGAGAATCGAACCTCGTGACCAAGGAAGCAGGTGAACTCGCGTTCGCCGGCGGCAAACAAGTTGGCGCGACTGTGGAACTGGAAGTCATCAAGGAAGTCTCTGAGAGCAAACTTGTTCAGCTCTGGAATGATTTTGGCGGTTCCGGAAAAACGAAATCGAGACTGCTGACGCTTTCATCAAGCGTCGGCAAATACTTCACGTTCGCAATTCTCGGGATTGCCATCGCGACAGGGTTCGCCTGGTGGATACTCAATCCCGCCGTCATCCTCACCGCAGTGACCGCGATACTTATCGTCGCCTGTCCTTGTGCGCTTGCTCTGGCTGCTCCTTTTGCATTTGGAACAACCATGCGCATTTTCGGTAATCGGGGATTCTATTTGAAGAACTCAGGAATTATTGAATCATTGTCAAAAGTGGACACAATCGTTTTTGACAAGACAGGGACGCTCACCCGAACTTCTCACTCCTCAATTCGATTTGAGGGGAGTCCACTGAACGAAGAGGAGATCAGGCTGGTGGCCTCGCTGGCGCGCAGTTCCACTCATCCCTTGAGCAGGACGATCGCAGAGCATCTCGCTCAGCGTGACTTTTCGGAGGTCAGCAGCTTCGAGGAGATCGAAGGAGAAGGAATACGCGGGCGCGTCGAGGGTACTCGTGTTCAGCTGGGCTCGGCGGATTTCGTGAACGGGACTGGATCGAGCGACGACACTGGCGCGGCAGAGACAAGGGTTCATCTATCGCTGCGGGGTCAGAAACGCGGATGGTTCTCTTTCGAAAATGCATACCGGGAAGGTGTTAGGGACGTACTATCGCACCTCGGAAACAAACGATCTCTGATGATTCTTTCCGGTGACGGCGACAGGGAACGAGAGAGGCTGCGATCATTCTACGATGGGTTCGCCGAGATGCGGTTCAATCAGAAGCCCGCGGACAAGCTGGCATTCATTCGTGAGCTACAGGACGCCGGCCGAAAGGTCCTGATGATCGGAGATGGTCTCAACGACGCAGGAGCGTTGTGGCAAAGCGACGCGGCAATTGCGGTGACAGAAAACGTGACCTCCTTTTCGCCTGCGTGCGACGCCATGCTGGATGCATCCTCATTTGGCTCCTTGAACCGTTTTGTTGATTTCGCGGACACGAGTTTGCGTGTGGTCTATACAGCCTTCGGATTGTCCGTCCTCTACAACATCGTGGGCTTGTGGTTTGCGGTTCAGGGATCGCTCTCCCCTCTTCTTGCCGCGATCCTGATGCCTCTGAGCTCGATCTCGGTGGTGATTTTCTCAACAACGACGATCCGGCGGCTTGCAAAAAAGAAAGGCATTCTCTGATGTCTGTCATTTGGATTCTTGTCGGCTTCAGCGTGGCGGTGGCTCTTGGATTTCTCGTTGCGTTCATCTGGGCTGTACGAACCGGACAATACGACGACAAGTACACGCCCTCGGTGAGAATTCTCTTTGAGGAAGAACAGAAAACTAGTACTTTCAACCAGCAAAACACGTCCACAGAGGAAGGATCTACATCGAATGGAGATGGTAACCATCAAGTACGATAACAGGATCGTGCGGAACTTCGCCGTGGCGACGATGCTGTGGGGGGCGGTGGGAATGCTCGTCGGACTGATCATCGCTCTGCAGATGTTCGAGCCCGCCGTCAATTTCAAGCTTCAGTACCTCACGTTCGGGCGGATTCGCCCGTTGCACACAAACGCCGTCATTTTCGCATTTGTCGGCAACGGGATCTTCATGGGCTTGTACTATTCTCTCCAACGCCTCTGCAAAGCCCGGATGTTCAACGACCTTCTCAGCTCCATACACTTCTGGGGCTGGCAGGCCATTATCCTCTCGGCGGCACTCACTCTTCCCCTAGGCTTCACGACTGGAAAAGAGTACGCCGAACTCGAATGGCCGATCGACATACTCATCACGCTCATTTGGGTCGTCTTCGCCGTGAACGTCTTCGGGACAATCATCAAGCGGCGAGAGAAACACATGTACGTCGCCATCTGGTTCTATGTCGCAGGCATTGTGACCATTGCCGTCCTGCATATCGTGAACTCCTTCGAACTTCCTGTCTCCTATCTGAAAAGCTATCCGGTCTATGCAGGTGTGCAGGATGCGCTTGTCCAGTGGTGGTACGGACATAATGCTGTCGCATTTTTCCTCACAACGCCGTACCTCGGGTTGATGTATTACTTCCTTCCGAAAGCTGCAGAACGTCCGGTCTATTCGTACCGACTTTCCATTGTCCACTTCTGGTCCCTGATCTTCCTGTATATCTGGGCCGGCCCGCATCATCTTCTCTACACTGCGCTCCCGGATTGGGCACAATCACTTGGAACAGTTTTTTCAATCATGCTGCTTGCCCCGTCGTGGGGCGGAGCGATCAACGGGCTTCTGACGGTTCGCGGCGCCTGGGACAAGGTCCGTGAAGATGCTGTGTTAAAATTCATGGTCATTGCCATAACCGCCTATGGTATGTCGACGTTCGAAGGTCCGATGCTCTCATTGAAGAACGTCAATGCGATCTCCCATTATACGGATTGGACAATCGCACACGTCCATATCGGTGCTCTTGGATGGAACGGGTTCCTGACATTCGGGATACTCTACTGGCTCATCCCAAGGATGTGGAACACCAAACTCTATTCCCGAATGCTCGCGAATCTTCATTTCTGGATGGGGACGCTCGGCATCGTCGTCTATGCGAGCGCCTTGTACTGGGCGGGCATTACGCAATCCCTTATGTGGAAGCAATTCACGACTTCGGGCGTGCTTCAATATCCCAATTTCCTCGAGACGGTCACGCAGATACTCCCCTTCTACATTATCCGGGCTCTGGGAGGAGCTCTCTATCTCGCGGGTGCGTGCCTCATGATCTACAATCTGGTGCGGACCACACGGCAGGGAAAGCTGGTCGGCGATGAAGAGGTGCAGGTCCCCGCGCATTGGGAAGAACGTCCGGTCCGGGAAACCAAGCACAAATGGCTGGAACGCCGGCCTATTCAGTTCGCGCTGCTCGCTACAGTTGTAGTCCTGATCGGCGGCATCGTTGAGCTCGTGCCAACGTTCCTCATCAAGTCGAATATCCCGACGATTGCCTCGGTCAAGCCATACACGCCGCTCGAGCTCCAAGGCCGTGACATTTACGTGCGGGAGGGATGCTATACATGCCATTCCCAGATGGTCAGGCCCTTCCGATCTGAGACGGAGCGATACGGTGACTACTCCAAAGCCGGTGAATTCGTGTATGACCACCCGTTCCAATGGGGGTCGAAACGGACGGGCCCGGACCTTCACCGCGTAGGAAAGAAGTATCCGAACCTCTGGCATTTCATGCACATGGACGACCCGCGGTCGGTTTCTCCGGGCTCTATCATGCCTGCCTATCCATGGTTGTATGTTCAGAATACCGATGAGTCCATCGTCGATGCAAAAATCCGTGCGATGCAGAGACTCGGTGTACCGTATCCGAAAGACTACGACAAGCAGGCCGTCGCAGATATGCAAGCCCAGGCCGCCGGGATCGCGGCGGACCTGCAGAAGCAAAACGCGCCCGCGGATCCCGACAAGGAAATCATGGCCGTGATTGCCTACCTGCAGCGGCTCGGAACTGATATCGCGGTTCAGCGCTAGGAGGGAAGCCGCACATGTTCTCACATTATCTCGAAACGATTGAGGGCATTGCTACCTACCCTCTGGCCTCGCTCCTGATCTTTGTTCCGTTTTTCATCGGGGTGTTGATTTACGTTATGAGGATGAAAAAGGAAGACGTCGACAAAATGAGCCAACTGCCACTGAACTGATGGACCTGACCATGAACGCAGGTGTAACCGTGAACCTTAGCTCTCATTCCATGAAATTCCTTTCCCGTTTCTTCGTCGTCAGCGTGTTGGTGCTCCTGACCCTGGGGGATCTGCGCGCACAGACTCAGGCCGCCGAGGAGGGAACTAGTTCAGCGCTCATCTTCACCGGCCTGATGACTTTGCTCTTCGTAGCGCTTGTCCTGTTCATCATCTTCGTTCTCGACGGTGACGTGGAGCCGCTAACACGGGGGCTGAAGACAATCTACAATTCGATCGCACCGAAATCGGCCGGTGCAGCAGTTCCGCTCGACGAAAGCCACGACGGAATCACCGAGATGGATAATCTCATTCCTCCATGGTTTAACTACCTCTTTGGAGGTACTATTGTCTTTGCCGTGATCTATCTCCTTAACTACCACATATGGCAGTCCAGTCCGCTGCCGCTTGCTGAGTATGCCGAAGAGGTTGCTGCGGCCGACCTTTCGCGCCGGGTGCGCATGGCGTCAGAAGGAACGATCAATGAAGACGCTCTGAACCCTCTCGCAGATGAGGCCTCGATCAAATCGGGTCAGGATAGATTTCTCAGGAATTGCGTCACGTGCCACGGTACCCGCGCCGAAGGGATCGTCGGACCGAACCTCACCGACCAGTACTGGATTCACGGCGGCGGCATCCGTGACGTGTACACAACCATCAAAAACGGCGTTCCTGAAAAGGGTATGATCAGCTGGAAGCTTATCTTCACCCCCAAAGAAATCCAGCAAATCGCCAGTTACGTGCTATCGCTGAAGGACAGCAATCCACCGAACGCCAAGAAGGCGGAAGGAAATCTCTACATAGAGCCGAAACCCCAACCAAAGGATAGCGCAAACGTTGCACGACGGCTGTAGATTCATTATGTGAAAGAAGGATATGTCGAGCGGTACCAGCGAGAATTCATTTCGCGATCATCTCGGAATTGTTTCCGACGAGGGAAAGCGGAAATGGCTTTACCCCAAGGCACCCAAGGGGAGATTTCACACGGCCCGCCTCTTTGTCAGCTGGGTGCTTCTGGCAGTTCTCTTCGGAGTCCCCTTCCTCCGCATGAACGGACATCCGTTCATGCTGTTTGACATCACCGAGCGGAAATTCATCATCGCCGGACTGATTTTCGGCCCGCACGATTTCTTCCTCCTCGCTCTCGCGATGATCTCCACCTTCGTGTTCATCTTCCTCTTCACGGTCGTCTTCGGGCGGCTCTTCTGCGGCTGGGTATGCCCGCAAACCGTCTTCATGGAGATGGTGTTCAGAAAGCTCGACTACCTGATCGAAGGAGGGCCTCGTGAACAGCGGATGCTGAACGAGTCTGCCTGGACGGGGACTAGAATCCGCAAGAAGGGGATGAAACATGCCCTCTATTTCGCACTTTCCTTCCTCATCGCGAACACCCTCCTTGCCTGGGTGATCGGCACAGAAAAGCTCTTCGCAATCATCACAGATCCACCGTCACAGCACGCGGCCGGCCTGACCGCCATCGTGGTGTTTTCGGGGATCTTTCACTGGCTTTTTGGATGGTTCAGAGAACAGGCCTGCATCCTCGTCTGCCCGTACGGACGACTTCAGGGGGTGATGCTCGACAGGAACTCCATCGTGATCGCCTACGACAACGTTCGAGGCGAACCGCGCGGGAAGCTGCGAAGAGGGACGGAACGGAAGAACGGCGACTGCATCGATTGCGGTCAATGCGTCGATGTCTGCCCCACGGGCATCGATATACGAAACGGCACGCAGCTCGAGTGTGTCAATTGCACTGCCTGCATCGACGCCTGTGACTTCATCATGGATTCCATCGAGAAGCCCCGCGGCCTTGTCCGCTACGATTCGATCGAAGGGATCGAGAAGAAAGTCCGTTCGGTTGTTACACCGCGCAGCGTCGGATACTCGCTGGTGCTGGTAGTTCTCGTCGCGCTCCTGACATATTTCATCACCACACGCTCGGATATCGACGTGACGATCCTCCGGACCCCCGGTATGTTTTTCCAGGAACAACCTGATGACTTCGTCAGCAATCTCTATGACGTGAAGGCGGTGAACAAGACCTTCGCTCCTCTCCCCCTCTCGTTCAAGCTCAGGAGCACAGACGGAGCTATAAGGGTCCTGGGAGATTCGCTCGTTCTCAAGAGCCAGGAAACCAATGCAGCGAAACTCTTTGTTCTTCTCAAGCGCGATCACATCAAGGTGATGAACACGCCGCTTGAAGTCGAGGTGTACTCCGGTAGTCGGCTTGTGGCAGTTGTGCAAAGCTCTTTTCTTGGACCGGTTCAGAAGAAGGAGAGATAGAAAGTGACATTACACTGGGGAACCGGCATCGTGATCGCATTCCTTGTCTTCGCAGCAGTGATCCTGACCATGGTCTTCATCTCGATGAACCGGGAAGTCGATCTCGTATCAGAAGACTACTATCAGCAGGAGCTTCGACATCAGGACCAGATTGAGAGTGCAAAGCGGTCGAACGTGCTCACAGAGCAACCGAGGATAGGTCTCTCGAATGGGATCGTTACTCTCCAACTGCCCCGGAAGTTCTCAACTTCCACCACGGGGACACTCACATTCTACCGGCCGGCGGATCGAAAGAAGGATTTCGTCATTCCTCTGAAGGTCGATTCCACCGGCACACAATTCGTGCGGACATCCTCAATGCAGAAAGGACTCTGGCGCGTGAAGGTACGGTGGAGCCAGCTGAGTCAAACCTATTATCATGAAGAACCTGTCACTATTCAGTAGGAAGTGATTCGTGGAACTCCTCGCCGGCTTCGTATTTGGTTTTCTCGGAAGCCTGCATTGCATCGGCATGTGCGGCCCCATCGTGCTCGCTCTTCCGCTTGGAACTCACGGGATGCTTCGTTACGGGCTTGGCAGGATGCTGTACAATTTCGGCAGGGTAGTTACCTACAGCGTCATGGGGGGCGTCATAGGCCTGATTGGGGCGGGCTTGTCACTTGCATTCCTTCAGCGGAATGTCTCGATCATCGCAGGAACAGCGATCCTGCTTGCGATCATTGTCCAGCGAGTTTCCCGCTCATCACTTCCCTTTCCACCCTTCTTCGGCACAGTAATGCTGAAACTTCAGGGAACCATTGCGTCGCTCCTCAAGCAGGATTCTCTGTTACCGTTGTTCTTGCTGGGAATGCTGAATGGACTGCTGCCGTGCGGGTTTGTCTATCTCGCGATCACAACCGCCGCTGTCACGGCAGACGTGTCCCGAGGCATGATGTTTATGGCCGGCTTTGGTCTGGGGACGATCCCGGCCATGGTTGGTTTTTCGTTCTTTCCGCGGCTTGTCGCACCCGGACTTCGTTCGAAGATCTCCCGGGTACTCCCCGCTTTTACTCTATTCGTGGGCGTTCTCCTCATCGTCCGCGGACTGAACCTCGGCATTCCGTTCATCAGTCCCAAGCTCTCCTCAGGCTCAACGCCGCAGATGATGCACGATCACCACTGACAAATTCGAAATACGAAAGCCGAAATCCTAAACAAATCCTAAGCACGAAAGCAGTTGCTCAGGACTTCCGCTTCCAAACAGGGTCCGTCTTTCGATTTGGATTTCGGACTTGTTTCGAATTTCGGGATTCGGATTTCGTGCTTCAATGCCAATTTCTCGGTCTTCAAAGCTTCGCAATCACCAATTCACTCTTCGAGTGTCGACAAATCGCCTTCGTGCATTCCCAACGCGCGCGCTTTCAGGACTCGTCGCATGATCTTGCCGCTGCGCGTCTTCGGCAATGCCTTGACGAACTCGATCTTCTCCGGCTTGGCAATCGGTCCCATTTCATGGGCAACGTGCTTCCTCAGTTCCTCGATGAGCGCCTCGCCTCCCTCGTAGCCCGCTTTGAGAATCAGGTAGGCATGGATTGCCACGCCTTTGATCTCGTGCGGTAAACCGATCACGGCGGCCTCTGCCACTGCATGATGACTGACGAATGCCGATTCGAGCTCGGCAGTGCCAAGCCGATATCCGCTCACCTTGATCACATCATCCACTCTTCCGATGATCCAAAAATAACCGTCTTCATCTTTGCGTGCGGAGTCCCCTGCAAGGTACATGCCCGGGAATTTGCTCCAGTATGTCTGCACGTAGCGGTCAGGGTCCTTATAGATCGTCCGCATCATCGCCGGCCACGGCCGCTTGAGGACCAGGAATCCTTCTTCACCCGCCTTAACGGATTTTCCATGTTCGTCAACGACGTCCGCTTCCACACCGGGAAATGGACGAGCTGCGGAGCCCGGCTTCGTCGGCACGGCCGGGAGGGGCGTAATCATGAATCCCCCGGTTTCCGTCTGCCACCAGGTGTCCATAATCGGACATCGTTCCTTGCCGATGTTCCTGTGGAACCAGCGCCACGCTTCCGGATTAATCGGCTCGCCGACACTTCCGAGCAGGCGTAACGAGGAGAGGTCGTGCCGGTTGGGCCACGCTTCGCCGAAGCGCATGAGCCCGCGAATTGCCGTGGGCGTCGTATAGAACACCGAGATGCCGTACTTCGCAATCATCGACCACCAGCGGTCGGGGAATGGATAATTCGGACCTCCTTCGTACGCGAACGTCGTTGCTCCTGCCAGGAGCGGACCGTAGACAATATAGGAGTGCCCGGTGATCCAACCGGGATCGGCAGTGCACCACCA contains the following coding sequences:
- a CDS encoding c-type cytochrome, translating into MNAGVTVNLSSHSMKFLSRFFVVSVLVLLTLGDLRAQTQAAEEGTSSALIFTGLMTLLFVALVLFIIFVLDGDVEPLTRGLKTIYNSIAPKSAGAAVPLDESHDGITEMDNLIPPWFNYLFGGTIVFAVIYLLNYHIWQSSPLPLAEYAEEVAAADLSRRVRMASEGTINEDALNPLADEASIKSGQDRFLRNCVTCHGTRAEGIVGPNLTDQYWIHGGGIRDVYTTIKNGVPEKGMISWKLIFTPKEIQQIASYVLSLKDSNPPNAKKAEGNLYIEPKPQPKDSANVARRL
- a CDS encoding sulfite exporter TauE/SafE family protein, producing MELLAGFVFGFLGSLHCIGMCGPIVLALPLGTHGMLRYGLGRMLYNFGRVVTYSVMGGVIGLIGAGLSLAFLQRNVSIIAGTAILLAIIVQRVSRSSLPFPPFFGTVMLKLQGTIASLLKQDSLLPLFLLGMLNGLLPCGFVYLAITTAAVTADVSRGMMFMAGFGLGTIPAMVGFSFFPRLVAPGLRSKISRVLPAFTLFVGVLLIVRGLNLGIPFISPKLSSGSTPQMMHDHH
- the ccoG gene encoding cytochrome c oxidase accessory protein CcoG, with protein sequence MSSGTSENSFRDHLGIVSDEGKRKWLYPKAPKGRFHTARLFVSWVLLAVLFGVPFLRMNGHPFMLFDITERKFIIAGLIFGPHDFFLLALAMISTFVFIFLFTVVFGRLFCGWVCPQTVFMEMVFRKLDYLIEGGPREQRMLNESAWTGTRIRKKGMKHALYFALSFLIANTLLAWVIGTEKLFAIITDPPSQHAAGLTAIVVFSGIFHWLFGWFREQACILVCPYGRLQGVMLDRNSIVIAYDNVRGEPRGKLRRGTERKNGDCIDCGQCVDVCPTGIDIRNGTQLECVNCTACIDACDFIMDSIEKPRGLVRYDSIEGIEKKVRSVVTPRSVGYSLVLVVLVALLTYFITTRSDIDVTILRTPGMFFQEQPDDFVSNLYDVKAVNKTFAPLPLSFKLRSTDGAIRVLGDSLVLKSQETNAAKLFVLLKRDHIKVMNTPLEVEVYSGSRLVAVVQSSFLGPVQKKER
- a CDS encoding FixH family protein, with amino-acid sequence MTLHWGTGIVIAFLVFAAVILTMVFISMNREVDLVSEDYYQQELRHQDQIESAKRSNVLTEQPRIGLSNGIVTLQLPRKFSTSTTGTLTFYRPADRKKDFVIPLKVDSTGTQFVRTSSMQKGLWRVKVRWSQLSQTYYHEEPVTIQ
- a CDS encoding cbb3-type cytochrome c oxidase subunit 3; translated protein: MFSHYLETIEGIATYPLASLLIFVPFFIGVLIYVMRMKKEDVDKMSQLPLN
- the ccoN gene encoding cytochrome-c oxidase, cbb3-type subunit I — encoded protein: MEMVTIKYDNRIVRNFAVATMLWGAVGMLVGLIIALQMFEPAVNFKLQYLTFGRIRPLHTNAVIFAFVGNGIFMGLYYSLQRLCKARMFNDLLSSIHFWGWQAIILSAALTLPLGFTTGKEYAELEWPIDILITLIWVVFAVNVFGTIIKRREKHMYVAIWFYVAGIVTIAVLHIVNSFELPVSYLKSYPVYAGVQDALVQWWYGHNAVAFFLTTPYLGLMYYFLPKAAERPVYSYRLSIVHFWSLIFLYIWAGPHHLLYTALPDWAQSLGTVFSIMLLAPSWGGAINGLLTVRGAWDKVREDAVLKFMVIAITAYGMSTFEGPMLSLKNVNAISHYTDWTIAHVHIGALGWNGFLTFGILYWLIPRMWNTKLYSRMLANLHFWMGTLGIVVYASALYWAGITQSLMWKQFTTSGVLQYPNFLETVTQILPFYIIRALGGALYLAGACLMIYNLVRTTRQGKLVGDEEVQVPAHWEERPVRETKHKWLERRPIQFALLATVVVLIGGIVELVPTFLIKSNIPTIASVKPYTPLELQGRDIYVREGCYTCHSQMVRPFRSETERYGDYSKAGEFVYDHPFQWGSKRTGPDLHRVGKKYPNLWHFMHMDDPRSVSPGSIMPAYPWLYVQNTDESIVDAKIRAMQRLGVPYPKDYDKQAVADMQAQAAGIAADLQKQNAPADPDKEIMAVIAYLQRLGTDIAVQR